Proteins from a single region of Nocardioides anomalus:
- a CDS encoding nuclear transport factor 2 family protein, with translation MTAEDEARALLQELQAAVTDRDLDRLVSVFSDDPVVFGTNSTNLGVDELQTYAAGVLAAEHTPVWSWDTVIVLEESDDRVLFTVIGRTGVGAALSEPFRLSALAVRRPGREADWRLRHFHGSVPEPLY, from the coding sequence GTGACCGCCGAGGACGAGGCCCGCGCGCTGCTCCAGGAGCTCCAGGCGGCGGTCACCGACCGCGACCTCGACCGGCTCGTGTCCGTCTTCAGCGACGACCCCGTCGTCTTCGGCACCAACTCCACCAACCTCGGCGTCGACGAGCTCCAGACGTACGCCGCCGGTGTGCTCGCCGCCGAGCACACCCCGGTCTGGTCGTGGGACACCGTCATCGTGCTCGAGGAGTCCGACGACCGGGTGCTGTTCACGGTCATCGGCCGCACCGGCGTCGGCGCCGCCCTCAGTGAGCCGTTCCGGCTCAGCGCGCTGGCCGTGCGCCGGCCCGGCCGCGAGGCCGACTGGCGGCTGCGGCACTTCCACGGCTCCGTGCCCGAGCCGCTCTACTGA
- the kstD gene encoding 3-oxosteroid 1-dehydrogenase: MDVVVVGAGAAGMCAALAAAAQGLDVVLLEKSAFFGGSTARSGGGVWMPGNAALRAAGQVSPDDLEQAKRYLDAIVGDDVPKTRRDTYLERGPEVLDFIHAHTPVRFTWVPDYADYHPEAPGGRAQGRSCEPVPLDARFLGDELERLHPQYTKAPANLIVTQADFRKISLGLRTWRGPATMAKVLLKRVVSLLRGRRMYAMGNAIAIGLRQGLVDAGVPLHYETELTGLLLEDGRVVGVEAGGRTVRARHGVVLGSGGFEKNLALREQHQPHPTSIEWTTGSQFNAGGGLLAGVAAGAATDLMDDAWWGPTIPLPNGPWFCLAERNLPGSIIVNQAGRRYMNEALPYVEAVHAMYDGEATGVGHVPSWLVLDQRYRNRYLFAGLSPRQPFPGRWLKHGVVKKATTLEALAAEIGVPAQELTATVTRFNTFAASGVDEDFHRGESAYDQYYSDPTVKPNPSLHAIDQAPFYAVQIVPGDLGTKGGLVTDERARVLRPDGSVIEGLYAAGNVSSAVMGHTYAGPGATIGPALAFGYLAAEDIATRVARREKESA; the protein is encoded by the coding sequence GTGGACGTCGTCGTGGTGGGCGCCGGAGCGGCCGGGATGTGCGCCGCACTGGCCGCCGCCGCGCAGGGTCTGGACGTCGTGCTGCTCGAGAAGAGCGCCTTCTTCGGGGGCTCCACCGCCCGCAGTGGCGGCGGGGTCTGGATGCCCGGGAACGCCGCGCTCCGGGCCGCGGGCCAGGTCTCCCCCGACGACCTGGAGCAGGCCAAGCGCTACCTCGACGCCATCGTCGGCGACGACGTGCCCAAGACCCGCCGCGACACCTACCTCGAGCGCGGTCCCGAGGTCCTCGACTTCATCCACGCCCACACCCCGGTCCGGTTCACGTGGGTGCCGGACTACGCCGACTACCACCCCGAGGCGCCCGGCGGCCGCGCCCAGGGGCGCTCGTGCGAGCCGGTGCCGCTGGACGCGCGCTTCCTCGGCGACGAGCTGGAGCGCCTGCACCCGCAGTACACCAAGGCGCCGGCCAACCTCATCGTCACCCAGGCCGACTTCCGCAAGATCAGCCTCGGCCTGCGCACCTGGCGCGGGCCGGCGACCATGGCCAAGGTGCTGCTCAAGCGGGTGGTCAGCCTGCTGCGCGGACGGCGGATGTACGCCATGGGCAACGCCATCGCCATCGGCCTGCGCCAGGGGCTCGTCGACGCCGGTGTGCCGCTCCACTACGAGACCGAGCTGACCGGGCTCCTGCTCGAGGACGGCAGGGTCGTCGGCGTGGAGGCGGGCGGCCGCACCGTCCGCGCGCGGCACGGGGTGGTCCTGGGCAGCGGCGGCTTCGAGAAGAACCTCGCGCTGCGCGAGCAGCACCAGCCGCACCCGACGTCGATCGAGTGGACCACCGGGTCGCAGTTCAACGCCGGCGGCGGGCTGCTGGCCGGCGTCGCCGCGGGCGCGGCCACCGACCTCATGGACGACGCCTGGTGGGGGCCGACCATCCCGCTGCCGAACGGGCCGTGGTTCTGCCTGGCCGAGCGCAACCTGCCCGGCTCGATCATCGTCAACCAGGCCGGCCGGCGCTACATGAACGAGGCGCTGCCCTACGTCGAGGCCGTGCACGCGATGTACGACGGCGAGGCCACCGGCGTCGGCCACGTCCCGAGCTGGCTGGTGCTCGACCAGCGCTACCGCAACCGCTACCTGTTCGCCGGCCTCTCCCCCCGCCAGCCGTTCCCCGGCCGCTGGCTCAAGCACGGCGTGGTCAAGAAGGCCACCACCCTCGAGGCGCTCGCGGCCGAGATCGGCGTACCGGCCCAGGAGCTGACCGCCACCGTGACGCGCTTCAACACCTTCGCCGCGAGCGGCGTCGACGAGGACTTCCACCGCGGCGAGTCGGCCTACGACCAGTACTACTCCGACCCGACCGTGAAGCCGAACCCCTCGCTGCACGCCATCGACCAGGCGCCGTTCTACGCGGTGCAGATCGTGCCGGGCGACCTCGGCACCAAGGGCGGGCTGGTCACCGACGAGCGCGCGCGGGTGCTGCGCCCGGACGGCTCGGTCATCGAGGGCCTGTACGCCGCGGGGAACGTCTCGTCCGCGGTCATGGGCCACACCTACGCCGGGCCGGGGGCCACCATCGGGCCCGCGCTGGCCTTCGGCTACCTTGCCGCGGAAGACATCGCGACGAGGGTCGCGCGCAGGGAGAAGGAGAGCGCCTGA
- a CDS encoding acetaldehyde dehydrogenase (acetylating) translates to MKRTAAIVGPGNIGTDLMYKLLRSEVIEPRWMIGVDPTSEGLRLAAEQGLEASYEGVDWLLEQDELPDLIFEATSAYVHRDYAPRYEEAGIRAVDLTPAAVGPAVIPPVNGDEHLGALNVNMITCGGQATIPVVAAVSRVAPVSYAEIVASVASVSAGPGTRANIDEFTRTTAAGVESIGGAERGKAIIILNPADPPMIMRDTIFCAVPPDADRDAIVASVFAMERAVQEYVPGYRLLQEPQLDEPSAATQGALKVSVFVEVEGAGDYLPPYSGNLDIMTAAATRVGESMASTTAASR, encoded by the coding sequence ATGAAGAGGACCGCCGCCATCGTCGGGCCGGGCAACATCGGCACCGACCTGATGTACAAGCTGCTGCGCTCCGAGGTCATCGAGCCGCGCTGGATGATCGGCGTGGACCCGACCTCCGAGGGGCTGAGGCTGGCGGCCGAGCAGGGCCTGGAGGCGTCGTACGAGGGCGTGGACTGGCTGCTCGAGCAGGACGAGCTGCCGGACCTGATCTTCGAGGCCACGTCGGCGTACGTCCACCGGGACTACGCCCCGCGCTACGAGGAGGCCGGCATCCGCGCGGTCGACCTCACCCCGGCCGCGGTCGGCCCGGCCGTCATCCCGCCCGTCAACGGGGACGAGCACCTGGGCGCGCTCAACGTCAACATGATCACCTGCGGCGGCCAGGCCACGATCCCCGTCGTCGCGGCGGTCTCGCGCGTCGCGCCGGTGTCGTACGCCGAGATCGTGGCCTCGGTCGCGTCGGTCTCCGCCGGCCCCGGGACGCGCGCCAACATCGACGAGTTCACCCGGACGACGGCCGCCGGCGTGGAGAGCATCGGCGGCGCCGAGCGGGGCAAGGCGATCATCATCCTCAACCCCGCCGACCCCCCGATGATCATGCGCGACACCATCTTCTGCGCGGTGCCGCCCGATGCCGACCGCGACGCCATCGTGGCCTCGGTCTTCGCCATGGAGCGGGCGGTCCAGGAGTACGTGCCCGGCTACCGGCTGCTCCAGGAGCCCCAGCTCGACGAGCCGTCCGCGGCCACCCAGGGGGCCCTCAAGGTCTCGGTGTTCGTGGAGGTGGAGGGCGCCGGCGACTACCTGCCGCCGTACTCCGGCAACCTGGACATCATGACCGCCGCCGCGACGCGGGTCGGCGAGTCGATGGCCTCCACCACGGCGGCGAGCCGGTGA
- the dmpG gene encoding 4-hydroxy-2-oxovalerate aldolase — protein MRHERDDLARTWSGTHGTEPWGALDLRLTDTCLRDGSHHKRHQFTAQECHDIVEALDLAGVPVIEVTHGDGLGGSSFNYGFSRTWEQELIKIAAETATRAKIAFLMLPGVGTKDDIRAAQDNGGQICRIATHCTEADVSVQHFGLARELGLETVGFLMMSHTQPPEVLARQARVMVDAGCQCVYVVDSAGALIMEQTADRVAALVAEIGDQADVGFHGHENLGLGVANTIIAARAGATQIDGSVRRFGAGAGNTPLEAFVGVCDKLGWTTGVDFLRVVDASEDVIKPAMPEECQLDRMTLMMGYAGVYSSFLKHAGNAAERYGVSGAQILFEAGRRKLIGGQEDQLIDIALMLRAEADKAAANS, from the coding sequence GTGAGGCACGAGCGCGACGACCTCGCCCGCACCTGGTCCGGCACCCACGGCACCGAGCCGTGGGGCGCGCTCGACCTGCGCCTGACCGACACCTGCCTGCGCGACGGCTCGCACCACAAGCGGCACCAGTTCACCGCGCAGGAGTGCCACGACATCGTCGAGGCCCTCGACCTGGCCGGCGTACCCGTGATCGAGGTGACCCACGGCGACGGCCTCGGCGGCTCGTCGTTCAACTACGGCTTCTCCAGGACCTGGGAGCAGGAGCTCATCAAGATCGCGGCCGAGACCGCGACGCGCGCCAAGATCGCCTTCCTCATGCTCCCCGGCGTCGGCACCAAGGACGACATCCGCGCCGCGCAGGACAACGGCGGCCAGATCTGCCGGATCGCCACGCACTGCACCGAGGCCGACGTCTCGGTCCAGCACTTCGGGCTCGCGCGCGAGCTCGGGCTGGAGACCGTCGGCTTCCTCATGATGAGCCACACCCAGCCGCCCGAGGTGCTGGCCCGGCAGGCGCGGGTCATGGTCGACGCGGGCTGCCAGTGCGTGTACGTCGTGGACTCGGCCGGCGCGCTCATCATGGAGCAGACCGCCGACCGTGTCGCCGCCCTGGTCGCGGAGATCGGCGACCAGGCCGACGTCGGCTTCCACGGCCACGAGAACCTCGGCCTCGGAGTCGCCAACACCATCATCGCCGCTCGCGCCGGCGCCACCCAGATCGACGGCAGCGTCCGCCGCTTCGGCGCCGGCGCCGGCAACACCCCGCTCGAGGCCTTCGTCGGCGTCTGCGACAAGCTCGGGTGGACCACCGGCGTGGACTTCCTGCGGGTCGTCGACGCCTCGGAGGACGTCATCAAGCCGGCCATGCCCGAGGAGTGCCAGCTGGACCGGATGACGCTGATGATGGGCTACGCCGGCGTCTACAGCTCCTTCCTCAAGCACGCCGGCAACGCCGCCGAGCGCTACGGCGTCAGCGGCGCCCAGATCCTGTTCGAGGCCGGCCGCCGCAAGCTCATCGGCGGCCAGGAGGACCAGCTCATCGACATCGCGCTGATGCTCCGGGCCGAGGCCGACAAGGCGGCCGCGAACTCCTAG
- a CDS encoding MaoC family dehydratase translates to MPIDPAVAIGAELGQRPFSWSASDVLLYHLAIGAGGSPGDNLDPAVLRWTAEHGDAQVLASFGVVAPTFHDTEAPSVEMPGVQIDLGQVVHGSQSITVHAPIPMSGRATQTTTITDVWDKGKAAVIWQEATVTSDEGRDLWTTRSSIFVRGEGGFGGERGGSEPVVLPDRAPDAETTYAVAPNQALLYRLCGDRNPLHSDPAFARAAGFPAPILHGLCSYGIALRELTTALLDADATRVAGFAVRFSGVVFPGETLRVRGWHEDGRIVGEATVAGGERDGAPVLGDVVLELS, encoded by the coding sequence ATGCCGATCGACCCCGCCGTCGCGATCGGGGCCGAGCTCGGCCAGCGGCCGTTCTCCTGGTCCGCCAGCGACGTGCTGCTCTACCACCTGGCCATCGGGGCCGGCGGGAGTCCCGGCGACAACCTGGACCCGGCGGTGCTGCGCTGGACCGCCGAGCACGGCGACGCGCAGGTGCTGGCGTCCTTCGGCGTGGTCGCGCCGACCTTCCACGACACCGAGGCGCCGTCGGTGGAGATGCCCGGCGTGCAGATCGACCTCGGCCAGGTCGTGCACGGCTCGCAGTCCATCACCGTGCACGCGCCGATCCCGATGTCCGGCCGGGCCACCCAGACCACGACGATCACCGACGTCTGGGACAAGGGCAAGGCCGCCGTCATCTGGCAGGAGGCCACCGTCACCTCCGACGAGGGCCGCGACCTGTGGACCACCCGCTCGTCGATCTTCGTGCGCGGCGAGGGCGGCTTCGGCGGCGAGCGGGGCGGCTCCGAGCCGGTCGTGCTGCCCGACCGCGCGCCGGACGCCGAGACGACGTACGCCGTCGCGCCGAACCAGGCCCTGCTCTACCGGCTCTGCGGTGACCGCAACCCGCTGCACTCCGACCCGGCCTTCGCCCGGGCCGCGGGCTTCCCGGCCCCGATCCTGCACGGGCTCTGCTCCTACGGCATCGCCCTGCGCGAGCTGACCACCGCGCTGCTGGACGCCGACGCGACCCGCGTGGCGGGCTTCGCGGTGCGTTTCAGCGGCGTCGTCTTCCCCGGCGAGACGCTGCGCGTGCGCGGCTGGCACGAGGACGGCCGGATCGTCGGCGAGGCGACCGTCGCCGGCGGCGAGCGCGACGGGGCGCCCGTGCTCGGCGACGTGGTGCTCGAGCTCAGCTGA
- a CDS encoding 2-keto-4-pentenoate hydratase, translating into MTSPDAVAAATARLATALESRVPCPPVRDLIGTDDLPAAYAVQQGLVRRRLDGGATVVGRKIGATSKAVQDQLGVDQPDFGYLLSDMDVSGQSPISMRPLLQPRVEGEVAFRLGADLDLAEPTLDEVRAAVEVALPALEIVDSRIEAWDITFTDTVADNASSGLFVVGTDGRSLDELSPVDVTMSLTVNGEERSSGTGAACLGDPLEALRWLAVQCHRFGDPLRAGQVVLSGALGPFVPFSSGDEVVASISGFAPLAVSFEEQG; encoded by the coding sequence GTGACCTCCCCGGACGCCGTCGCGGCCGCCACCGCGCGCCTGGCGACCGCCCTGGAGAGCCGCGTCCCGTGCCCGCCGGTGCGCGACCTGATCGGCACCGACGACCTCCCCGCGGCGTACGCCGTGCAGCAGGGGCTGGTGCGCCGGCGCCTGGACGGCGGGGCCACCGTGGTGGGCCGCAAGATCGGCGCGACGTCGAAGGCGGTGCAGGACCAGCTCGGCGTCGACCAGCCGGACTTCGGCTACCTGCTCTCCGACATGGACGTCTCCGGGCAGTCGCCGATCTCCATGCGACCCCTGCTGCAGCCGCGGGTCGAGGGCGAGGTGGCCTTCCGGCTCGGCGCCGACCTCGACCTGGCCGAGCCCACCCTCGACGAGGTGCGGGCCGCGGTCGAGGTGGCGCTGCCGGCCCTGGAGATCGTGGACTCGCGCATCGAGGCGTGGGACATCACCTTCACCGACACGGTGGCCGACAACGCCTCGAGCGGGCTGTTCGTGGTCGGCACCGACGGCCGCTCCCTGGACGAGCTGTCGCCGGTCGACGTCACGATGTCGCTCACCGTCAACGGCGAGGAGCGGTCCTCGGGCACCGGCGCGGCCTGCCTCGGTGACCCGCTCGAGGCGCTGCGCTGGCTGGCCGTGCAGTGCCACCGCTTCGGCGACCCGCTGCGCGCCGGCCAGGTCGTGCTGTCCGGGGCGCTGGGGCCGTTCGTGCCGTTCTCGTCCGGCGACGAGGTCGTCGCCTCCATCAGCGGCTTCGCGCCGCTCGCCGTCAGCTTCGAGGAGCAGGGATGA